The Altererythrobacter sp. ZODW24 genome window below encodes:
- a CDS encoding uroporphyrinogen-III synthase — MIAQIFAIRPEPGLSATVGGAKALGLQVIGSQLFTIGPVSWDPPAADNFGGLLIGSANAIRHAGEGLALYSGLDVYAVGAATAREAEKAGFGVKAVGEGSLQALLDSLTTARLKLLRLAGAEHVPLDPPANVRIEKRIVYRTFPQKLPQSIADRLADGGIVMLHSAAAAAHFSEECSRLNVSKANIRIAALGPRIAAAAGAGWAGVHYADTPRETALLALVRDLCHEQG; from the coding sequence TTGATCGCTCAGATATTTGCGATCCGTCCGGAACCGGGGCTTTCAGCCACGGTCGGCGGTGCCAAGGCGCTTGGTCTTCAAGTCATCGGTTCACAGCTATTCACCATCGGGCCGGTTTCGTGGGACCCTCCGGCTGCCGACAATTTCGGCGGGTTGCTGATCGGCAGCGCCAACGCAATCCGTCATGCCGGCGAAGGACTGGCGCTTTATAGCGGACTGGATGTCTACGCCGTTGGCGCAGCGACTGCACGCGAAGCCGAAAAGGCGGGTTTCGGCGTAAAGGCAGTGGGGGAGGGCAGCTTGCAGGCTCTGCTCGATAGCCTAACTACCGCGCGGCTTAAGCTGCTGCGGTTAGCAGGGGCAGAACATGTTCCGCTTGATCCGCCAGCGAATGTCCGGATTGAAAAACGAATTGTCTATCGGACATTTCCGCAAAAACTGCCGCAATCCATCGCGGATCGGTTGGCCGATGGCGGTATCGTGATGCTCCATTCCGCTGCTGCTGCCGCACATTTTTCCGAAGAATGCTCGCGCCTTAATGTGAGCAAGGCAAATATCCGCATTGCGGCACTGGGACCCCGAATAGCGGCTGCGGCGGGTGCGGGCTGGGCGGGCGTCCATTATGCCGACACTCCCAGAGAGACTGCATTGCTGGCGCTAGTGCGGGACTTGTGCCATGAGCAGGGTTAG
- a CDS encoding von Willebrand factor type A domain-containing protein: MRIAKTVLATSTLALLAACATSPANDDSIVASGTKTGNSSDAAAPPPPPPSPTPAPQNQYGFSEALASPVARRVASPGVYIPPVRVATDPGREQYDGEEVSPVKIASSEPVSTFSVDVDTGAYANARRFLSMGQMPPRDAVRTEEMINYFRYDYASPEDRSQPFTVSYDVAASPWNEDTKLLRVGLRGYDIARSERPASNLVFLLDVSGSMSAADKLPLVKTALSGLAGELSPKDKVSIVVYAGAAGLVLQPTSNTKEIRRALDRLSAGGSTAGGAGLTLAYQIAEDNMIKGGVNRVIMATDGDFNVGIRDRDTMIEMIEEKRDTGITLTTLGFGTGNYNEAMMEQIANHGNGNYAYIDTALEAKKVLGDEMQSTLFTIAKDVKIQVEFNPAVVSQYRLVGYENRILREEDFANDKVDAGDIGAGHQVTAIYEIVPAGTKGWISPRRYEDKPSETAIGKASEAAHLKLRYKLPGGDKSTLIEYVVPSSAMSTSRAPQGDFAFAAAVAAYGQKLRADPLMGDFDFGDIEKLAGPQDDYWRQEFIRLAAVAGSMKRN; the protein is encoded by the coding sequence ATGCGTATCGCAAAGACCGTTCTTGCCACTTCGACACTTGCCCTACTGGCCGCTTGCGCGACGTCACCCGCGAATGACGATTCGATTGTCGCCTCAGGCACCAAGACGGGCAATTCGTCCGATGCGGCAGCACCCCCACCACCGCCGCCGTCGCCTACTCCCGCGCCGCAGAACCAATATGGCTTTTCTGAAGCGCTAGCATCTCCCGTCGCCCGCCGTGTTGCGTCACCCGGCGTGTATATCCCCCCAGTCAGGGTCGCCACCGACCCCGGGCGCGAGCAATATGATGGCGAAGAAGTATCGCCGGTCAAAATCGCCTCCAGCGAACCTGTTTCCACCTTCTCGGTCGATGTTGATACAGGCGCCTACGCCAATGCGCGCCGCTTCCTCTCAATGGGGCAAATGCCCCCGCGCGACGCGGTACGAACAGAGGAAATGATCAACTATTTCCGCTACGATTATGCTTCACCGGAAGACCGCTCCCAGCCTTTCACCGTCTCCTATGACGTCGCAGCATCGCCGTGGAACGAAGACACCAAGCTGTTGCGTGTTGGCCTGCGCGGATATGACATCGCCCGTTCCGAACGCCCTGCTTCGAACCTAGTGTTTCTCCTTGATGTATCAGGATCGATGAGTGCGGCTGACAAGCTGCCCTTGGTCAAGACGGCTCTGTCTGGTTTGGCCGGTGAACTGTCGCCGAAAGACAAGGTTTCCATCGTCGTTTACGCCGGTGCAGCGGGTCTGGTCCTACAACCAACCAGCAATACCAAGGAAATCCGCCGTGCGCTTGACCGCCTGTCTGCTGGCGGATCTACCGCTGGCGGTGCAGGCCTGACGCTCGCTTATCAAATCGCTGAAGACAACATGATCAAAGGCGGCGTCAACCGCGTGATCATGGCGACAGACGGAGATTTCAACGTCGGCATCCGTGACCGCGATACGATGATCGAAATGATCGAGGAAAAGCGTGACACCGGCATCACTTTGACCACGCTCGGCTTCGGCACAGGCAATTACAACGAAGCCATGATGGAGCAGATCGCCAATCACGGTAATGGCAATTACGCCTATATTGATACTGCGTTGGAAGCGAAGAAGGTGCTGGGCGACGAAATGCAGTCCACCCTCTTCACCATCGCCAAAGACGTCAAAATTCAGGTGGAATTCAACCCGGCGGTTGTCAGCCAGTACCGTCTAGTCGGCTATGAAAACCGTATCCTGCGAGAGGAAGACTTCGCCAATGACAAGGTTGATGCAGGCGACATTGGCGCCGGGCATCAAGTGACAGCGATCTATGAAATCGTACCAGCGGGCACCAAGGGCTGGATTTCGCCGCGCCGTTATGAAGACAAGCCGTCTGAAACGGCCATCGGCAAGGCCAGCGAAGCCGCCCATCTGAAGCTGCGCTACAAACTACCGGGCGGTGATAAGTCCACGCTGATCGAATATGTCGTTCCCAGCTCGGCAATGTCGACCAGCCGCGCACCACAAGGCGACTTTGCCTTCGCTGCAGCTGTCGCCGCTTACGGACAGAAACTCCGCGCTGATCCACTGATGGGGGATTTCGACTTTGGCGACATTGAGAAGCTGGCTGGCCCGCAGGACGATTACTGGAGGCAGGAATTTATCCGCTTGGCTGCCGTTGCCGGAAGCATGAAACGCAACTGA
- a CDS encoding UbiH/UbiF/VisC/COQ6 family ubiquinone biosynthesis hydroxylase encodes MDEKRDLLILGGGLVGMTLALAAAKRGISSHVVDRADPAELTAEGFDGRASAISTASWNLFKNIGLSERLEPHACPIQSIAVTDAMRPGKIDFTPEEHEGSLGRMFANRTLRLTLFEAAREEELITWHSKAKIVSRTRDDFGVSVALEGGQSLSASLMIAAEGRGSPTREEAGLNVAKWDYSHRAIIAGLQHELPHEGVAWEIFYETGPFALLPMLDLEDGTHRSALVWTVDESDAEGTLALGDRAFLSEVMKRMGNILGEVSAVGPRLSYPLGFHHAATITDNRLALIGDAAHGIHPIAGQGLNLGLRDVGALVEVISEGMRLGLDPGDAQILKRYEQWRGLDAFSVALATDGLTRLFGIPGKAASAVRRLGMAGVQRMPVLKRWFMDEARGVSGDVPELLRG; translated from the coding sequence ATGGACGAGAAACGCGATCTCCTGATACTCGGCGGCGGGCTGGTTGGCATGACGCTGGCCCTGGCCGCTGCGAAACGCGGTATCTCCAGCCACGTCGTCGACCGGGCCGATCCTGCGGAACTGACCGCCGAGGGTTTTGACGGCCGCGCTTCTGCGATCTCAACCGCCAGCTGGAACCTGTTCAAGAATATAGGCCTGTCGGAGCGCCTCGAACCGCATGCTTGCCCGATCCAGAGCATTGCCGTGACCGATGCGATGCGCCCTGGAAAAATCGACTTCACGCCAGAAGAACACGAAGGATCGCTTGGCCGGATGTTCGCCAACAGAACCCTTCGCCTGACACTGTTCGAAGCAGCGCGTGAAGAGGAATTGATCACTTGGCATTCCAAAGCCAAAATTGTGTCCCGGACACGTGACGATTTCGGCGTTTCGGTCGCTCTAGAGGGCGGTCAGTCACTTTCTGCCAGCCTGATGATTGCCGCTGAAGGGCGCGGTTCGCCGACACGTGAAGAGGCCGGCTTGAACGTTGCCAAATGGGATTATAGTCACCGCGCAATCATCGCCGGATTGCAACACGAGCTCCCACATGAAGGTGTAGCGTGGGAAATCTTTTACGAAACAGGGCCTTTTGCGCTGCTCCCGATGCTCGATCTGGAAGACGGCACACACCGCAGCGCGCTGGTTTGGACCGTCGACGAAAGCGACGCGGAGGGCACACTGGCGCTGGGCGACCGCGCTTTCCTGAGCGAAGTAATGAAGCGGATGGGTAACATCCTCGGCGAAGTCAGCGCAGTAGGGCCGAGATTGTCCTACCCGCTCGGCTTCCACCATGCGGCAACTATTACAGACAACCGTTTGGCTCTGATCGGCGATGCAGCGCACGGCATTCACCCGATTGCCGGACAAGGCCTGAACCTCGGTCTGCGCGATGTGGGTGCCCTAGTTGAAGTAATCTCCGAGGGGATGCGCCTTGGCCTTGACCCGGGCGACGCGCAAATCCTTAAACGCTATGAACAATGGCGCGGCCTCGATGCGTTCAGCGTTGCACTAGCGACGGATGGTCTGACCCGCCTGTTCGGTATTCCCGGCAAAGCGGCGAGCGCTGTGCGCCGCCTAGGCATGGCAGGCGTCCAGCGAATGCCGGTATTGAAGCGCTGGTTTATGGACGAAGCTCGCGGCGTAAGCGGCGATGTGCCGGAGCTGCTACGCGGCTGA
- a CDS encoding NAD(P)H-dependent glycerol-3-phosphate dehydrogenase produces the protein MIGVLGAGAWGTALAQMLASDDRDVVLWARETELVEEINAQHTNSIFLPSATLAPNVRATGDLAEMAKLDVLLLVTPAQHLSAVLSGMPSIPRDLVLCSKGIEQSTGRLMSDVAADAAPGSEVAVLSGPTFAHEVAAGLPTAVTLACGGGREQWKRLSPAVARASFRPYYSDDVIGAEIGGAVKNVLAIACGVVEGLNLGQNARAALIARGYAEMLRYGEALGGKAETLAGLCGLGDLVLTCSSTSSRNFSLGKALGEGRSAADLMADRKTVAEGAHTAPVLVELAEKQGVAMPIATAVNELLGGAPARDIVSKLLARPLRDEQGHDAKGGAE, from the coding sequence ATGATCGGTGTCTTGGGAGCAGGTGCTTGGGGCACCGCACTCGCCCAAATGCTGGCGTCTGACGACCGAGATGTGGTGCTGTGGGCACGCGAGACAGAGCTGGTTGAAGAAATCAACGCACAGCACACCAACAGCATCTTCTTGCCGTCTGCCACGCTTGCACCGAATGTTCGCGCGACCGGCGATCTGGCTGAAATGGCAAAACTGGATGTGCTGCTGTTAGTCACCCCAGCGCAGCATTTATCCGCCGTGCTGTCCGGAATGCCGTCGATACCGCGTGATCTTGTGCTGTGCAGTAAAGGCATCGAACAAAGCACTGGCCGATTGATGAGCGATGTCGCTGCCGATGCTGCGCCGGGCAGCGAAGTGGCGGTACTTTCCGGTCCGACCTTCGCGCATGAAGTAGCCGCTGGCCTACCCACCGCCGTCACACTCGCTTGTGGCGGGGGCCGTGAACAGTGGAAACGCCTCAGCCCGGCGGTCGCGAGGGCCAGCTTCCGTCCGTATTATTCAGACGATGTTATAGGCGCCGAGATCGGCGGCGCGGTCAAGAACGTGCTCGCCATTGCTTGCGGCGTGGTGGAAGGTCTGAACCTTGGCCAGAATGCCCGTGCTGCGCTGATCGCACGCGGATACGCCGAAATGCTCCGTTACGGCGAGGCACTGGGCGGCAAGGCAGAAACGCTGGCCGGCCTGTGCGGGCTTGGTGATCTGGTTCTGACCTGCTCATCCACATCGAGCCGCAACTTCTCGCTTGGCAAGGCACTTGGTGAAGGCCGATCGGCTGCCGACCTGATGGCTGACCGCAAAACTGTGGCAGAAGGCGCACATACCGCGCCTGTGCTGGTCGAATTGGCGGAGAAGCAAGGCGTTGCGATGCCGATTGCAACAGCTGTGAACGAATTGCTAGGCGGCGCACCGGCGCGCGATATCGTGTCCAAGCTTCTCGCTCGTCCATTGCGTGATGAACAAGGCCACGATGCAAAAGGCGGAGCCGAGTGA
- the hemC gene encoding hydroxymethylbilane synthase — MSDRDSSNDLKLRLGTRRSPLAMAQAFETRERLCVAHGWREDQVELVPVLASGDKIKDRPLADIGGKALWTKELDAWLAEGRIDVAVNSLKDVETERPAELTIGAILPRADVRDVLLGASSIRAIPRGAKVGTSSPRRAAQMLNARPDLEIVGFRGNVATRMAKLAAGEADITLLAAAGLERLGETGVGTPLEVSEWPPAASQGAIGLECRSGDKATLDLLAPLDDADTRAQVLAERAFLLALGGTCHSPVAAHAAGGQDGVTLTAILFSPDGASKICGSASFAGGDNIAPAELAAKLLGEAPANITDVFKGAD; from the coding sequence ATGTCTGATCGCGATTCCTCCAATGATTTGAAGCTCCGGCTCGGCACGCGCCGTTCGCCGCTTGCGATGGCGCAAGCATTTGAGACGCGCGAACGTCTGTGCGTTGCGCATGGCTGGCGCGAAGACCAAGTCGAATTGGTTCCAGTTTTGGCCAGCGGCGACAAGATCAAGGACCGGCCGCTCGCCGATATTGGCGGTAAGGCGCTGTGGACCAAGGAGCTAGATGCGTGGCTCGCGGAAGGTCGGATCGACGTCGCAGTGAACTCGCTGAAAGACGTTGAGACCGAGAGGCCTGCGGAGCTTACAATAGGCGCCATATTGCCGCGCGCAGATGTCCGCGATGTGTTGCTGGGGGCGTCTTCTATCCGGGCGATCCCGCGCGGGGCAAAGGTCGGAACCAGTTCCCCGCGCCGTGCTGCACAAATGCTCAACGCACGGCCTGACCTCGAGATCGTGGGCTTTCGAGGGAATGTAGCGACCCGGATGGCGAAGCTGGCGGCTGGCGAGGCTGACATCACATTATTGGCTGCTGCTGGGCTTGAGCGGCTGGGCGAGACCGGCGTTGGCACTCCTCTTGAAGTGTCGGAATGGCCTCCCGCCGCGTCGCAAGGCGCAATCGGGCTCGAATGCCGCAGCGGTGACAAAGCCACACTCGATTTGCTGGCGCCGCTCGATGATGCCGACACGCGGGCACAAGTGTTGGCTGAGCGGGCTTTTCTGCTCGCACTAGGCGGCACATGCCACAGTCCCGTCGCGGCTCATGCTGCCGGGGGGCAGGACGGCGTTACGTTGACTGCGATCTTGTTCAGCCCGGATGGTGCGAGCAAGATCTGCGGCTCGGCGAGTTTCGCTGGCGGCGATAATATCGCGCCGGCCGAACTTGCAGCTAAGCTACTAGGTGAAGCACCAGCCAATATCACCGATGTGTTCAAGGGAGCGGATTGA
- the tsaD gene encoding tRNA (adenosine(37)-N6)-threonylcarbamoyltransferase complex transferase subunit TsaD has protein sequence MALVLGIESSCDETAVALVNSERQIVAQRIASQDEEHAPYGGVVPEIAARAHAEKLAPMIEAVLDDANVGLRDVDAIAATAGPGLIGGVMVGLVSAKALAMASDRPLIAVNHLEGHALSPRLADESLEFPYALLLVSGGHCQILRVDGVGQYSRLATTIDDALGEAFDKTAKILGLGFPGGPAVERLALDGDPKAVPLPRPLLRSPEPHFSFAGLKSAVLRAKDSGLHKDADLAASFQQAAIDCVNDRLKKSLDQMGDVSALVVAGGVAANKVVRTALEALASEYGLRFIAPPPALCTDNAAMIAWAGIERLGQSDSLDIAARPRWPLDPDAETVRGAGVKA, from the coding sequence ATGGCTTTGGTACTCGGGATTGAATCGAGCTGCGACGAAACCGCAGTGGCGCTGGTAAACAGCGAACGGCAGATCGTTGCCCAGCGAATTGCCTCGCAGGATGAGGAGCACGCACCCTATGGCGGCGTAGTTCCAGAAATCGCTGCCCGCGCCCACGCCGAGAAACTGGCTCCGATGATTGAAGCCGTGCTGGACGATGCAAATGTTGGCCTTCGCGACGTAGATGCTATTGCGGCAACCGCCGGCCCCGGCCTGATCGGCGGCGTGATGGTTGGCCTCGTCAGCGCGAAAGCTCTGGCGATGGCAAGCGACAGACCGCTGATCGCCGTCAATCATCTGGAAGGTCACGCGCTTTCGCCGCGCCTTGCCGATGAAAGCCTTGAATTTCCTTATGCTCTGCTGCTGGTTTCGGGCGGACATTGCCAGATATTGCGCGTTGACGGTGTTGGTCAATATAGCCGCTTGGCGACGACCATTGATGACGCGCTAGGCGAAGCTTTCGACAAAACTGCCAAGATACTCGGCCTCGGGTTTCCCGGCGGGCCAGCAGTGGAAAGGCTCGCGCTGGATGGTGACCCCAAGGCAGTCCCGCTCCCGCGCCCGTTGCTGAGGAGCCCTGAACCGCATTTCTCCTTCGCGGGTCTCAAGAGCGCCGTTCTACGAGCGAAAGACAGCGGATTGCACAAAGACGCCGATCTTGCAGCCAGTTTCCAGCAAGCAGCAATCGACTGCGTCAACGACCGGCTAAAAAAGTCCTTGGATCAAATGGGCGATGTATCGGCCTTGGTCGTGGCCGGCGGGGTTGCAGCCAACAAAGTCGTCCGCACGGCGCTAGAAGCACTTGCATCAGAATACGGCCTGCGCTTTATCGCGCCGCCGCCAGCGCTTTGCACGGATAATGCCGCGATGATCGCCTGGGCCGGGATCGAACGACTGGGGCAATCCGACTCGCTTGATATTGCCGCCCGCCCCCGTTGGCCGCTAGACCCCGACGCCGAAACAGTTCGCGGCGCAGGAGTGAAAGCATGA
- a CDS encoding protein-disulfide reductase DsbD domain-containing protein, translating into MKSQRSKWPAVPVIMHLLALCWLILAGPAAAQITAPEGQTNITAQLVMPGPFSAGETREVALAFDPAPGWHGYWENPGDAGFGMTLDWQLPEGWSAGEPRYPVPEALIIGGLMNHVYNGPYAVLVPITAGANASAINPAPISVAADWLACTDRICVPEKATLTATISSVSDPAVTRQFTDWQMAIPPMIDSEAAFEIAGGKVRIGIPLPAGLGLVSPHLYIAREGQVDYAAPQVFRRSGDMLVAELIANDRASNEPLEGILAFGDGEGVRIIAKRGDVASGGTLLSAATPALWILILGALAGGLLLNIMPCVFPILSLKALSLARAGTSESVARREGIAYTAGVVLACLALGGLLLALRAAGEQIGWAFQLQEPGVVLALLVLAAAITANFAGLFELPSLPITRSGKPAGAFATGVLAAFVATPCTGPFMAAALGAALLLPTEQAMLLVGLLGLGLALPFLLLGFVPALRNMLPKPGPWMETFRRIMAVPMGLTALALVWLVWRLGGWAFALVAVLFAITVIIAFTLANKAERDGRASGLALAGRLAIIAILAVIVVPRVSSGERVEAEAGILNAQPFSAVALAEAQANGEPTFVWMTADWCVTCKINESVAIERENVRDAFARRGVTVLRGDWTRRDPEITRYLESKGAAGVPLYVWISEDGTEEVLPQILAPGSLVNLAKRPQETPRPRQSDPLPPQTR; encoded by the coding sequence GTGAAATCACAACGATCCAAATGGCCAGCGGTGCCCGTGATTATGCACTTGCTTGCGCTTTGCTGGCTGATCTTGGCTGGACCGGCGGCGGCGCAGATCACTGCGCCCGAAGGCCAGACAAATATTACAGCGCAATTGGTTATGCCGGGGCCGTTCAGCGCTGGCGAGACCCGCGAAGTTGCGCTGGCCTTTGATCCGGCACCCGGCTGGCATGGCTATTGGGAAAACCCCGGTGATGCGGGTTTCGGCATGACGCTGGACTGGCAATTGCCTGAGGGCTGGAGTGCCGGCGAGCCACGCTATCCGGTGCCCGAAGCTCTGATCATCGGCGGGCTGATGAACCATGTCTACAATGGGCCCTATGCCGTGCTGGTGCCGATTACCGCTGGCGCGAATGCGTCGGCTATCAATCCCGCACCGATTTCGGTCGCCGCAGACTGGCTTGCCTGCACTGATAGAATTTGCGTGCCCGAAAAGGCGACGCTAACGGCAACTATCTCCAGTGTTTCTGATCCAGCAGTGACCCGCCAGTTTACAGACTGGCAGATGGCGATCCCGCCGATGATCGATAGCGAGGCGGCTTTCGAAATCGCGGGCGGTAAGGTCCGGATCGGTATTCCGTTGCCAGCCGGTCTTGGTCTCGTTTCTCCGCATTTGTATATCGCGCGAGAAGGTCAGGTCGATTATGCGGCGCCGCAAGTCTTTCGCCGAAGTGGTGACATGCTCGTCGCTGAACTCATCGCCAATGACCGGGCGAGTAACGAACCCTTGGAGGGCATCCTAGCTTTCGGAGATGGTGAGGGCGTTCGCATCATCGCCAAGCGCGGTGATGTCGCAAGCGGCGGAACTCTGCTTTCAGCGGCGACGCCTGCGCTTTGGATACTGATCCTCGGTGCTCTAGCTGGCGGATTGCTGCTTAATATCATGCCGTGTGTATTCCCGATCCTGAGCTTGAAAGCGCTCAGCCTCGCACGGGCCGGGACCAGCGAGAGCGTGGCTCGTAGGGAAGGCATTGCCTATACAGCGGGCGTCGTCTTAGCCTGCCTCGCGCTTGGCGGCTTACTTTTGGCGTTGCGTGCTGCAGGCGAGCAAATCGGCTGGGCATTCCAGTTGCAAGAGCCGGGCGTTGTGCTGGCTCTGCTAGTGCTTGCCGCTGCGATCACAGCCAATTTCGCCGGATTGTTTGAACTGCCCAGTCTGCCCATCACGCGCTCGGGCAAACCCGCCGGTGCTTTTGCAACCGGAGTGCTGGCTGCATTCGTTGCCACGCCTTGCACGGGGCCATTTATGGCGGCTGCCCTTGGTGCTGCGTTGCTGTTGCCGACGGAACAAGCAATGCTGCTCGTCGGCCTGCTTGGTTTGGGACTAGCGCTGCCCTTCCTGTTGCTCGGCTTCGTGCCCGCGCTTCGCAATATGCTGCCGAAGCCGGGCCCTTGGATGGAAACTTTCCGCCGGATTATGGCGGTTCCGATGGGCCTCACGGCATTGGCACTGGTCTGGCTTGTTTGGCGGCTGGGCGGCTGGGCTTTCGCTCTTGTCGCCGTGCTTTTTGCAATCACTGTGATCATCGCATTTACTCTGGCAAACAAGGCTGAGCGTGATGGTCGCGCCTCAGGCTTGGCGCTAGCCGGACGTTTGGCAATAATCGCAATTCTGGCAGTCATCGTGGTGCCGCGAGTGTCATCAGGCGAACGGGTGGAAGCAGAAGCTGGAATTCTGAACGCTCAGCCATTCTCTGCGGTTGCGTTGGCGGAGGCGCAAGCCAATGGCGAACCAACGTTCGTCTGGATGACGGCCGATTGGTGCGTGACCTGCAAAATCAACGAAAGCGTCGCAATCGAGCGTGAAAATGTGCGCGATGCCTTTGCGAGACGGGGCGTGACAGTGCTGCGCGGCGATTGGACGCGGCGCGATCCGGAGATCACTCGCTATCTTGAATCGAAGGGCGCGGCAGGTGTCCCGCTCTATGTCTGGATTTCAGAGGACGGGACCGAGGAAGTGCTGCCGCAAATCCTAGCGCCCGGCAGCCTCGTCAATCTGGCGAAGCGTCCTCAGGAAACACCTCGTCCTCGTCAATCGGATCCGCTTCCTCCTCAAACGCGCTGA
- a CDS encoding oligosaccharide flippase family protein yields MTEAAGGDKSQEDIAALAKGGRTNFLGFLLRLAARLPFLFIAGRLYGADALGRFASALVVVELVSLVCSMGEKRGLAQRLSDGEGIEGGEASLVADGMLVAFTFACCAALFLYLVPAPLFPSGEYSDIDRLIVLAIPAYALTEIVLAAQAYKFDIGTTVRARAVVEPWTISIMAGVLFYQIPEAGLSLAYIASIYAGLAVGIWSFLRTYGLPKVWNPHPVRIIKMIARAFPLAVADAIEWGTRRVDILILGFFATPAAVGIYYVAQQVASLPQKLKTSFEPILGPVITRNLKEKNLPAIAAQVCQVGFWIIAAQAGIALALGIPGEAIMGLVGPGFVGGTAALSFLLAAEVVAATAVVSEAALVYVARLRNLWISIGTIVLQASLTYGAMLLVDAYGLSDLYRAAGAALSLMIALGFASLVKAWLLSRILGSRVNNWRWALVYATAPAVIVGYLATYLPEWAELLIGIPAILLTYGWVIWHRGFGPEDRVLFRKSVT; encoded by the coding sequence GTGACCGAGGCTGCGGGCGGGGACAAGTCGCAAGAAGATATTGCGGCTCTGGCAAAGGGTGGCCGCACCAACTTCCTTGGTTTCCTGCTGCGCCTTGCCGCGCGTCTGCCATTCCTATTTATCGCTGGCCGCCTCTATGGCGCCGATGCCCTTGGCCGCTTTGCTTCGGCATTGGTCGTGGTGGAGCTGGTCTCGCTAGTCTGCTCGATGGGCGAAAAGCGCGGGTTGGCGCAGCGCCTTTCTGACGGTGAAGGCATCGAGGGCGGCGAAGCCAGTCTAGTTGCAGACGGAATGCTGGTGGCGTTCACCTTCGCATGTTGCGCCGCGCTGTTCCTGTATCTTGTCCCCGCACCGCTGTTCCCCAGCGGTGAATATTCGGACATCGACCGCCTGATTGTGCTGGCCATTCCGGCCTATGCGCTGACTGAGATTGTTCTCGCGGCGCAGGCCTATAAATTCGATATTGGCACGACGGTACGCGCCCGTGCAGTGGTGGAACCTTGGACAATTTCGATCATGGCCGGGGTGTTATTCTACCAGATTCCAGAGGCCGGCCTTTCGCTGGCCTATATCGCTTCAATCTACGCCGGGCTTGCAGTCGGCATATGGTCATTCCTTCGAACATATGGGCTGCCGAAGGTCTGGAACCCGCATCCGGTACGGATTATCAAGATGATCGCACGCGCTTTCCCGCTCGCCGTTGCCGACGCAATCGAGTGGGGTACGCGCCGGGTCGATATTTTGATCCTCGGCTTCTTCGCCACACCAGCTGCGGTCGGCATTTATTATGTGGCCCAGCAAGTCGCGAGCCTGCCGCAAAAGCTGAAGACGAGCTTCGAGCCGATCCTCGGCCCTGTCATCACACGCAACCTCAAAGAAAAGAACCTCCCCGCGATTGCCGCGCAGGTTTGTCAGGTCGGCTTCTGGATTATCGCGGCGCAAGCTGGGATCGCACTTGCGCTCGGTATTCCGGGTGAAGCCATCATGGGCCTCGTTGGCCCCGGCTTTGTCGGAGGGACGGCCGCGCTTTCCTTCCTGCTAGCGGCAGAGGTCGTGGCCGCCACGGCCGTCGTTTCGGAGGCTGCGCTGGTCTATGTGGCGAGGCTCCGCAATCTGTGGATTTCCATCGGCACCATCGTTCTGCAAGCCAGCCTGACCTATGGAGCAATGCTGCTGGTCGATGCTTACGGCCTGAGTGATCTTTACCGTGCAGCCGGTGCTGCACTGTCGCTTATGATTGCGCTCGGCTTTGCATCACTGGTCAAAGCATGGCTGCTGTCGCGCATTCTTGGCTCCCGCGTGAACAATTGGCGCTGGGCACTGGTATACGCCACCGCCCCCGCTGTGATCGTCGGCTATCTCGCTACTTATCTGCCAGAATGGGCGGAGCTGCTGATCGGCATTCCGGCCATCTTGCTCACCTATGGCTGGGTGATCTGGCATCGCGGATTTGGACCGGAAGACCGCGTCCTGTTCCGCAAAAGCGTGACCTGA